In Epinephelus moara isolate mb chromosome 9, YSFRI_EMoa_1.0, whole genome shotgun sequence, a genomic segment contains:
- the gas1b gene encoding growth arrest-specific protein 1b, with translation MASRAILMERTAVLICSVLILIIGFCVGSPNHSRRLVCWKAILKCHGEPECHYAYDQYVYACASVISGDRKKCPSHCISSLIQLNLTQSGPALEDCDCALDPVCRNTKQAIEPCLPRTSTMGCTEARRQCEMDQTCSSAMRDYLFHCRKLFGGERCSDDCRRVIANMRSIPKAQQLDTCVCDGTDRNICEYIKFSMKTFCSDDRFAGSGFSDAEDDSDDDYIDQDDYQYVEKSKSDSPPAQTLLNVLTTILVLTKFI, from the coding sequence ATGGCAAGTCGTGCCATATTGATGGAGCGGACAGCGGTGTTGATATGCAGTGTATTGATCCTAATCATCGGCTTCTGTGTCGGATCTCCTAACCACAGCCGCCGGCTGGTCTGCTGGAAAGCCATCCTGAAGTGCCACGGAGAGCCGGAGTGCCATTACGCTTACGACCAGTATGTTTATGCTTGCGCGTCTGTCATCAGTGGGGACCGCAAGAAGTGTCccagtcactgcatctcctctCTCATTCAGCTCAATCTAACCCAAAGCGGCCCGGCTCTGGAGGACTGCGACTGCGCCCTGGACCCGGTCTGCAGGAACACCAAACAAGCCATCGAGCCGTGCCTGCCGCGGACCAGCACCATGGGCTGCACCGAGGCCCGGCGGCAGTGTGAGATGGACCAGACGTGTAGCTCCGCTATGAGGGATTATTTATTTCACTGCCGGAAACTTTTCGGTGGGGAAAGGTGCTCGGACGATTGCCGCAGAGTGATCGCCAACATGCGCTCCATACCGAAAGCGCAACAGTTAGacacttgtgtgtgtgatggcacGGACAGGAACATATGCGAGTATATCAAATTCAGCATGAAAACTTTCTGCTCCGATGATAGGTTCGCGGGCAGCGGCTTTTCAGACGCCGAGGATGATTCTGATGACGATTATATCGACCAGGATGATTATCAATATGTGGAAAAATCAAAAAGTGACTCCCCACCTGCTCAGACTTTGCTAAATGTCCTGACCACCATTTTGGTTTTAACCAAATTTATCTGA